In a genomic window of Pelodiscus sinensis isolate JC-2024 chromosome 32, ASM4963464v1, whole genome shotgun sequence:
- the LOC112545391 gene encoding zinc finger protein RFP-like isoform X2 gives MAAANTAKKFQDEVTCPICLEYFNDPVSLDCDHSFCRTCITQCWGGVTADVSCPQCRRTFAQGNLRPDRKLRSFVDMARELQLQAGKEPAPERLCEKHQEPLKLFSREDEIPICVVYDRSKGSQGHNLIPAEEAAEEFQERLQAQLKTLRAEREKLLGLKVSREKTSQKYLKQTQVERQKIVAEFQQLRQFLEEQERLLLAQLKKLDKELVRLQIDTVTKLSEQISRLSERIRELEGKCQKPASEFLQDVRSTLSSCEKVRAQQPEEMAPELEERVRGFSQKVTALSESLREFKDTLPAALEKALTAHRPASVTLDPDTVHPQLVLSEDGKRVRLGNTRQPRPDIRERFDTVSCVLGREGFTSGRHYWEVEVGDGQYWAVGVARESVKRKGWISLSPKGGIWAVGWWWGQFRALTDPATPLPLSPPSRIRVCLDCDWGQVTFIDAAAKAPIFTFPPGSLPGQSIRPWIWVGGTNTELRLSS, from the exons ATGGCTGCTGCGAATACAGCAAAGAAGTTCCAGGATGAAGTGACCTGTCCCATTTGCCTGGAGTATTTCAACGATCCGGTGTCTCTCGACTGTGATCACAGCTTCTGCCGAACCTGCatcacccagtgctgggggggagtcacCGCAGacgtctcctgcccccagtgcagacgGACCTTTGCCCAGGGGAACCTCAGGCCGGACAGGAAGCTGAGGAGTTTCGTGGACATGGCCAGAGAACTCCAGTTGCAGGCAGGGAAGGAACCAGCCCCAGAGAGACTGTGTGAGAAACACCAGGAGCCTCTCAAACTCTTCAGCAGAGAGGATGAAatccccatctgtgtggtgtATGACAGATCCAAGGGGAGCCAAGGTCACAACCTGATTCCCGCCGAGGAAGCTGCCGAAGAATTCCAG GAAAGGCTCCAGGCCCAGCTGAAGACtctgagagctgagagagaaaagctgctgggacTGAAAGTGAGCAGGGAGAAGACCAGCCAgaagtatctg AAACAGACACAAGTTGAGcggcagaagattgtggccgagtttcagcagctgcggcagttcctggaggaacaagagcgactcctgctggcccagctgaagAAGCTGGACAAGGAACTTGTGAGGCTCCAGATTGACACTGTCACCAAACTCTCGGAGCAGATTTCCCGTCTCAGCGAGCGGATccgggagctggaggggaagtgtcagaagccagcgagtgaattcctgcag gacGTCAGAAGCACCTTGAGCAG CTGTGAGAAGGTGcgggcccagcagccagaggagatGGCTCCTGAACTGGAAGAGCGAGTCCGTGGTTTCTCCCAGAAAGTGACTGCGCTGTCGGAGAgtctgagggagttcaaag acactCTGCCGGCTGCTCTGGAGAAAGCCCTAACAGCGCACAGACCAG ccagtgtgactctggatccagacacggtgCATCCCCAGCTCGTCCTGTCGGaggatgggaaacgtgtgagaCTGGGAAACACACGGCAGCCACGGCCCGACATCCGGGAGAGATTTGACACTGTGTCCTGTGTACTCGGCCGTGAGGgcttcacctcggggagacattactgggaggtggaggtgggggatgggcaatactgggctgtgggggtggccagagagtctgtgaaGAGGAAGGGATGGATAAGCCTGAGCCCCAAGGGtgggatctgggctgtggggtggtggtggggtcaGTTCCGGGCTCTCACTGACCCTGCAACccccctgcccctgagcccccccagcaggatcCGGGTTTGCCTGGACTGTGActgggggcaggtgacatttatcgatgctgCTGCCAaggccccgatcttcactttcccgccgggctccctccctgggcagAGCATCCGACCCTGGATCTGGGTGGGGGGCACAAACACCGAGCTCCGACTGTCTTCCTGA